One region of Chitinophaga varians genomic DNA includes:
- the truB gene encoding tRNA pseudouridine(55) synthase TruB codes for MQTTDKTKYQQGAVILVNKPLTWTSFDVVRKIRNLTKAKIGHAGTLDPLATGLLICCTGKMTKKINEYQAQEKEYTGTFTLGATTPTFDMESEPENFKDIAGIDEAALKAATAGFLGEIMQLPPIHSAIKQNGKPIYLLARKGVDVKVEPRKITISEFEITKIELPVVHFRVVCSTGTYIRSLANDYGAALGCGAYLSSLCRTRIGAFRLEEAINMEEFISANSAPKTDNQ; via the coding sequence ATGCAAACAACCGATAAGACGAAATACCAGCAAGGAGCTGTAATACTGGTTAATAAACCGCTGACATGGACTTCCTTTGATGTAGTACGCAAAATAAGAAATTTAACGAAAGCCAAAATAGGGCATGCCGGCACACTGGACCCGCTGGCTACCGGGCTGCTGATCTGCTGCACCGGTAAAATGACCAAAAAGATCAATGAATACCAGGCTCAGGAGAAAGAGTATACCGGCACTTTCACACTCGGCGCCACTACGCCCACTTTTGACATGGAGTCTGAACCGGAAAATTTCAAAGATATTGCCGGCATCGATGAGGCTGCCCTGAAAGCCGCTACTGCCGGTTTCTTAGGTGAAATCATGCAACTGCCGCCAATCCACTCTGCCATTAAACAAAACGGTAAACCTATTTATCTGCTGGCCAGAAAAGGAGTGGATGTGAAAGTGGAGCCCCGTAAGATCACTATCTCCGAATTTGAGATCACTAAAATAGAACTGCCTGTTGTGCATTTCCGCGTGGTATGCAGCACGGGCACGTATATACGCTCTTTGGCCAACGATTATGGTGCTGCTTTAGGCTGCGGCGCTTATCTGAGCAGTTTGTGCCGTACCCGCATCGGTGCTTTCAGGCTGGAAGAAGCCATCAATATGGAAGAGTTTATATCCGCCAACAGCGCGCCTAAAACGGATAACCAATAG
- a CDS encoding class I SAM-dependent methyltransferase, with amino-acid sequence MSLEHHKNATLRYQQQVDNSRDYVVPFIQQEFPQLEDLRVMEVGCGEGGVLTPLLEKGCHCVGVDLAPARIELARSFLGKYETTGQLKLIAKNIYDVDFLGEFRNSFDVIILKDAIEHIPDQEKIVGHLKQLLTPRGQVYFGFPPWYMPHGGHQQICHNKFLSMVPYIHLLPKPVYRGVLRMFGEENDIVQELMDVKSTGISIERFERIVKRQGYKITQRRFYLINPIYKYKFNVSAREQWKPVAAIPYVRDFVTTCMYYMIKPE; translated from the coding sequence ATGTCATTAGAACACCATAAGAATGCAACGCTCCGTTATCAGCAGCAGGTAGACAACTCCCGCGATTACGTGGTGCCGTTTATCCAGCAGGAATTTCCGCAGCTGGAAGACCTGCGTGTCATGGAAGTGGGCTGCGGTGAAGGCGGCGTGCTCACACCTTTGCTGGAAAAAGGCTGCCATTGCGTAGGAGTAGACCTGGCACCGGCCAGGATAGAACTGGCCAGAAGCTTTCTGGGGAAATATGAAACTACCGGGCAATTGAAGCTGATTGCCAAAAATATTTATGATGTTGATTTTCTGGGAGAATTCCGTAACTCCTTCGATGTGATCATCCTGAAAGATGCCATCGAACACATACCGGACCAGGAGAAAATTGTCGGTCACCTCAAACAACTGCTCACGCCACGCGGACAGGTATACTTCGGCTTTCCGCCCTGGTATATGCCCCACGGCGGTCACCAGCAGATCTGTCATAATAAATTCCTGAGCATGGTGCCTTATATACACCTGCTGCCTAAACCGGTGTACCGAGGCGTACTGCGGATGTTCGGGGAAGAAAATGATATCGTTCAGGAGCTGATGGACGTGAAATCCACCGGTATTTCCATCGAACGGTTTGAGCGGATCGTAAAGCGCCAGGGCTATAAAATCACACAACGCCGGTTCTATCTGATCAATCCCATCTACAAATACAAGTTCAATGTCAGCGCCCGCGAGCAGTGGAAGCCGGTTGCAGCGATTCCCTATGTGCGTGATTTCGTGACGACATGTATGTATTATATGATCAAGCCGGAGTAA